Sequence from the Sphingosinicella ginsenosidimutans genome:
GCGCTGGTAATAGGCGTTCCAGTGCCAGGTGCCGCCAAGGGCATGAAGGCTGCCGTTGGCGCCGATCACGTAACGCTCGACCGTGCGCTTGTTGTCGGTGCCGAGCGCGGGCAGATCGCCGTTCATCGTGCCGAGCGTGAACTGGCTGATGCCGAGCTGCGCCGCCTGATCCGCGATCGATTGCGGCAGGAAGGCGTTGGTCGCGCTGACCACGAGGTTTCCGACATTGAAGACCTGGCAACACAGCGACCGCACCGTCGAGTGGCTGATCGAGAATTGCCCGAACAGCTCGACATCGGGAAGGATGTCGTAGCCCGCGCGCAGGAACAGGCTCTTGCGATTTTGCTGCGGATCGAGCGTCTGGACATTGGCGAACAGGTTGCTCGCCCAGTCGCCGCCCTGCATCACGCCGCCGCTCAGGATCGGACCATAGTTGAACTGGTAGGGCACGCCGCCGGCGCCGAAGGCGGTGCCGCGCAGCGCCGTGTTGGTGATGATGCCGCCCGCCGTCGCATTGGCGAGCGCGACCTGCGGCAGCAGCAGCCGCTCGGGCTGGCCGTTGGTGAGCGTATAGGCCGGGTTGTTGATGATCTCCCAGCCTTCGCGGTCCCAGCGTCGCCCTCCGTCGCCGTCGGTGCCTTGCACCCCGCTCATCTCGCCGCTGATGATGAGATGGCCGCGATTGTCGGCGAAGCTCAGGCCGCCGGCGATCGATGCATCCCAGGTCCTGTCGTCTCCATAAGTGGTGATGCCGCTGGACGCCGAGGCGCGGATGCCCGTGAAGCGGCGGTCGAGAATGAAGTTGACCACGCCCGAAAGCGCGTCGGAGCCGTAGGCCGCCGAAGCGCCCCCGGTCACCACCTCCACGCGGGAGATCAGTGCCTGCGGGAAATCGTTGACGTCGACGAGGCCGGAGGCGGACGAGGCGACCGAACGCTGGCCGTCGAACAGGATCAGGGTGCGGTTCGCGCCGAGGCCGCGCAGGTTGATCGCGTTGATGCCGGCGGTGCCGGTGCCGATGCTGCCCTGGCTGTTTTTCGGCGTGACGCTGCTCGAGACCGACGGAAGCGTGTTGACCGCATCGGCGATGTTCTCGCGCGCGGCGGCGCGCAGCTGTTCGGCGCCGACCACGGTCAGCGGCGTCGGCGCCTGATAGCCGTCGCGCGCGACGCGCGTGCCGGTGACGACGACTTCGGTGGCAGCCTCCTCCTGCGCGGGGGACGCCGCGGGCGGCTGGGCATCTGCGGCCGCAACCTGGGGCTCTTCGACGGGGGGCTGCGCCGGCGCGCTCTGCGCGAACGCCTGTCCGTGCGCCGCGACCATGGCCGCAAGCAGCGCGACCCGGCTGACATGCATGTGACGCCCGCGAATGAGATCGATGGCGGCTGGACCAAACGGCTTCATCGTGGCCTCCCCTGCACGGTGAGCGACACCCTTCTCACCAGTTATGACGAAACTGAAACGCTTTTACGCTTTTTGCAACTAAATTCTATATCGGCAAATTGACCTATTCCCCGATACCTCCCACACCGACCCATGCGCGGGCGGAGAGACGCCGAAGAATAGCGATTTCACAGCGTGTTAGCAGCGTTTCCCCGAGGCACTCGCGTTCGGCCGGGCGGGCGGATCAGGAACCGCACCGCTTTTCCAGATCGTAAAAATGGCCACCATGAGCGCCGGCATGATTCATCGTTCGCCTTGCCGGGGCCCGGCCAAAGGCCGAACCGCAAAAGCACCGACCAAACATCATGGGCCCCACAACTCATATTCTGTTCAGGCCCTTCCTCATGACGCCCATCATCGGACGGGTGAGGCTCGGTCCGGCATCAGGCGCCCCGACATAGCGAGTATGTCCATGGAGACCCGGAAGCTGATGGAAGCTGTCGTTGTCGGGGAAGCGGGACAGCTGGAGATCCAGCCCGTGCCCCTCCCCCAGGCGAAGCATGACGAGGCGATTGTCGAGCTCCATGCCACCTCGATCAACCGCGGCGAAGCGCGGCGTGCAAAGCAGGTTGCCAAGCCGGGGTTCCGGCCGGGCTGGGACGTCGCCGGGGTCGTGCGCCAGGCCGCCGAAAACGGCTGCGGGCCTCCAGTCGGCGCGCGGGTCGTCGGCCTGCTCACCGGAGGCGCCTGGTCGGAATTCACCGCCATTCCCGTCACCGCGCTCGCTGAACTGCCACCCGGCATCAGCTTTGCCGAGGCCTCCTGCCTTCCGGTTGCCGGGCTGACCGCGCTTTACGCCCTCCATCGCGGCGCAAGCCTTGTCGGTCGGCGAGTGCTTGTGACCGGCGCGACCGGCGGGGTCGGCCATCTTGCCTGCCAGATCGGCCAGGCATCTGGCGCCACCGTGATTGCCGCCATTCGCGATCCGGCGCACGAACCATTCGTTCGCCGCTTCGGCGCCGATGCAGTCGCTTTGATCGGCGACGAAGCGAGCGCGGTCTCCCGATATGGGCCTTATGATCTGATCGTCGAATCGGTCGGCGGCGCGATGCTGGAGGCCTGCCTGCCGGCGTTGAGCCCCCACGGATTGTGCGTCGCCTTGGGCGTATCGGGGGGTCGCCGCTTCAGCCTGGATGCCGAAGCATTTTTTCGCGCGAGAGCCTCGCTCACCGGCATGGTTCTGTTCCACGATCTCCAGACGATCGAAAGCGCCGCCACCGGCCTTTCGCGCCTGCTCTCGCTGATGGCGCGGGGGAAGCTCCGGCCCCATATCGGTGGCCGACGGCCCTGGCTGGAGATCGATTCCGCGGCGGACGACCTGTTGAAGCGTGCGATGCCGGGGAAGATCGTGATCGAGCGACGGCGCGACGAGCATTGACGTGAACGGCGCCGACGTCCTGGAAATCAATCAGGCCTGCGCCCGGCTCGTGGCGCTTTATTGCCGCTATGTCGACGACGGCGATCATGCCGCGCTGATCGATCTGTGGACAGAGGACGCGGTGTGGACGTCGATCGCCGGACCGATGACCGGACATGGCGAGATCGCCAGATACCTCGCCAGCAAGCCGGCGACCGTCTCGCGACACCTGTGCGGGAATCTCCTCCTCGATGTCATCGATAGCGACAACGCGGTGGGAAGCTGCGATTTCATCGCTCTCATCGGGACCGGCGATCCCGATCGCCCCGTCATCCAGAAAGCCGGCCGTTACGAGGATCGCTATCGTCGCACGGCCAATGGCTGGAAGTTCGCCGCTCGAGTGATGCGTCTGGCGGAGCTGTAAGCCGGCCCCAGGGCGTTGATGTCGCCGGCGCTCGCTTGGTCGGCGCACCTCCTCAAAAAGAATGTCCTTCGGTACCCGCGAGTACCGAAGGACATCCCAACGTGACCGGGGGACGTCAGAAGTCGAACGTCACCTGCATTCCTCCCTGACGCCCGCGACCGAAGAAGGTCGAGGCATAGTTGGTCGAATCGATCGACCCCAGAATGCGGTCCGTGTTCAGGATGTTATCGACATAGAGCTCAATCCTGGCGTTGTGCCCGACGCCGATATCGACATCACTCAGCGACAGGCGCGCATTGAGGAAGCCCTGGCCCGGTGCTCTGATGCGATCATTGTTCACGTTGATCCGGGTGAGCGCGAAAAAGTAGCGCGCGCTCTGATATTGATAGTTCACACGGGCATTGAGCTGGCCGATCGGCGTTGGCACGGTATAGCGCAGGCCCGCGTCGAAGGTCAGCTTCGCGACATAAGGGAATTTAGCCTCGTCCGCGACGTTGATGTCCTCGGTCCCCGTGAAATACGGGAATTGATCGTAAACCGGATCGACATAACCGATATTCCCGTCGAAGGAGAATCCTCCCCCGAGCCTCGCGGAGAGCTCCGCTTCGATGCCGGTATAATGCGCACGGCCGGCATTGGTCAGCGTGGAGACGCGAATACCGGTGACAGGATCGGCGATGCGACCCGACACCTGCAAATCCCGATAGCGCGAGTAAAAGGCCGCAAGATTGAACCGCACTCGGGACCAGAGTTCGGATTTCAAGCCGATTTCGTAGCTGGTCACCAGCTCGGGCTTGAACGACTCGAACGCCGATCCAGGGACGAACCCGCCCGCCTTGTAACCGGTGCTGAAGCGCGCATACGTCATCACACCCGGCGTCCACCGATAACCGACACTCGCCAGCACGCTGGTATTGTTGAAGGTGTCGGAACCGGTGAAGCTCCGGTTCTGGACATCGTTGACATATCCGCGATCGTCGATCGCCTTGCGATCTTCGGTGTAACGGATGCCGCCGGTCAGATCGAGCCGGCCGCCCAACGCGCTCGGCCGCCAGGTGACCTGTCCGAAGCCGGCCCAGCTGTCGGTCTCATAATCATAGTCCCTGCGCGAGAATGTGTTGGTCCCCAGCCCGTTGGGAAGGAGCCTCGTGTTGAAGTTGACGTTGTTCTCGCTCAGCCGTTCCCGGAAATAGAAGAAGCCGCCAACGACGTTGAAATCGCCAAACCTCCCGAGCAACTGCACCTCTTCAGAGAATTGATGCTGGTTGAGATCGCGGATGGGCGTTTGAAGGGGGGTGACCTCGGTGATGATGTAGCCGTCCGGGGACGACGCGTCTTGGACCCTGCCCAACAGGAACGGCTGGGAAGACGCGTTCGCCGGCCGCGATTCATCGGCTTCCCGATAAGCGGTGATCGACTTCAGCGAGAGTGAGTCGCTGAGTTCGTAGTTGAGCGTCAACGCGTGGCCGCGGTCCGTCGCGACCTGACGCGGAAAGGTCCGACTTTCCTGAACGTCCAGTTTTGTCGGCGAGATGATGATCGAGCCGCCACCAAGCGCGGCCGACTGATTGAAGTAATTGAGCAGATCCTGATTTACGAAGAAGATAATCTGCTGGTTGTACGATACGCTTCGATTGTTGTTGTAATCGAATTCGTACTCGGCCGAGAATCGTCCCCAGTTGCCAGCGAGGCGCAGGTCCACGCCGTCGGCGTTGAGCGCGCCCGCCCAGCGGCTCGACGGTAATCCTGGATTCTCGACCACGCCGCCGATCTGCCGATGATAATAGCTTCCCCGGAATCGCAACCCCGATTCGCCGATCTCACCGCTGTTCAGTACCGCTCGGGTGGTGAATTCGTGATCCGAGCCCACGCCGATCGACAGCGTTCCACCGCTGTCGCGGGTGGGCGCGGGAGTGAAGATGTTGATCGCGCCGCCCGTCGTGTTGCGCCCGAAGAGCGTGCCCTGCGGACCGCGCAGCACTTCGATCCGGTCGATAATTCCCAGCTGGGCGAAGTTGAGCGACGTGCGAGGGCGGATGACCCCGTTCACATAGACGGAGGTGGGTGCATCCAGATAAGGGCTCGGATCGTTCTGCCCGATGCCGCGGATGAAGATGTTGCCGCCGGCCCCCGCGCCAGTCGCCGGGGTGACGATGAGATTCGGTGCAAGCGACGTCAGGGTTCCGATATTTTCCGGCCGCAGCTCCGCCAGGCGCGTCGCCGAGAAGGCGGTTACCGAGACCGGAACATCCTGAAGGCGCTCCTGGACTCTGCGGGCCGTGACGACGATGTCTTCCATCCCGCCTGCGGCTTGCGCAGCGGGCGCCGGCGCATCGGCCGGCCGCGTGGCGGCCGTCTCTTGCTCAGCTGTTGGATTGCCCGCCTCCTCGGCGGGATCGAAGGCGTACGCCATGGCCGGCGTCCCGCTCGCCGCGGCGGTAGCGATCATCGTAGCGATCGCCAGATGACTGACCTTGATGCCAATCGGCATTGTGCTCTCCTCCCTCCATCGACGGCTTCGGAACCGAGATCGTCCGCCGTCTGCCCCTCGGCCTGAAGCCAAGTCTGCTGCCCCCGGCTTGTTCACCGCCGGTTGTCTCATCGTCCTTCCAACACCCCCCTCCCGCCAAGTGACGATCCTTAGCGGTCCGGCCGCCAAAATGTTGTCGTCACCCCCCAAGCGCCGAAGCCCCTGCGATCCCCGATCGGTGCCCGATCGCCGGATCGGCAGCCGCCGCTTAGTGCGGGCTTGAAAAGCCCATCAACTGGTCCGCGACCAGGCCGAATTGCGCGTCGGCTTCGGCGGCAAGGCAGGTGCCTTCCTTGTCGAAGAGCGGATCGCGCGTATTGAGGGCAAGGCCGAGCGAGGTCGGCCAGCCGCGCAGGGCATGGGCGATGCTCCGCAGGGCTTGCAAGGTCATGTTGGCGCCCTGCCAGCCGGCGCCGGTCGCCACACATGCGATTGGCCGTCCGGTAAAATAGGGACGAGAGTCCCGCGCCAGATCCTCCACATAGTCGAGCGCGTTCTTCACGAGTCCGGAGACGCTACCATGATATCCAGGCGATCCGATGACGACGCCGTCGGCGCGGCGCAGTGCGGCGACCATCCGCTCGGCCGCCTGCGTCCGATTTGCCTCACCCGGCGCATACATCGGCAGGTCGATGTCGCGGCCAGCAAACAACGCCGTTCGTGCGCCGCGCCCTTCGGCATGAGCAAGGACGCGGGCAATCGCCCGCTCGGTCGTCGAGTTCGCCGTGAGGGCGCCTCCCAGACCGACGATGAATTTGGCGCGACGGGACATTGCTGTTTCTCCGCGACGCAGGAGACACCCGAGGGGGCATTGGCGCCACCTTGCAAAGTTCGGCATTGCCCCAACAAATATGCCGCGAGCGCTGCACAGCTTTAGGTCGACAGCGCCGATGGCCTTCTTCACGAACCAGTGATGCCCGGTCGTCTTCTCGCCCTCTTCGATCCGTTCGTCGCCGGACTGATCGGCATCCTGCTCCTCGCCACCATCGCGCCGCCGCAGGGAGCCTGGGCGGCAATAGCGAGCGACGCCGCGAACGTCGGCATCGTGCTGCTGTTCTTCCTCCACGGCGCGAAGCTTTCGCGGCAGGCGATCCTCGACGGGGCGCGCAACTGGCAATTGCATCTGGCGACCCTTGCGACGACCTTCGTGCTGTTCCCGTTGCTGGGCATGGCACTGACGTCCCTGCCCTTGTTCGATCGCACGACCGGGATGGGTCTGCTGTTCCTCACGCTCCTGCCCTCCACGGTGCAGTCATCGATCGCCTTCACCTCGATCGCGCGGGGAAATGTGGCCGGAGCGGTGTGCAGCGCCTCATTCTCCAACCTGCTGGGCATCGCCGCGACTCCCCTGCTCGTCATGTGGCTGATGGGCGGCAATGGAGCGGGGATCTCGATCGAATCGGCCAAATCCATCGCGCTGCAACTGCTCCTGCCCTTCGTCGTCGGGCATCTTTCCCGCCCGCTGGTCGGCGCGTTCGTGGCGCGCCACAAACGGTTCGTGTCCCTGGTGGACCGTGGATCGATCCTGCTGGTCGTCTACACGGCTTTCGGGGCAGCCGTCGCGGAGGGACTATGGCAGCGGCTGCCACTGTCCGGCCTGGCGCTGATCCTGCTCGGGTGCGCAATCATCCTTGGGATCGTGCTGATGCTGACCTGGTGGCTGGGCGGCGCGCTGGGCTTCAGCCGGGCGGACCGCATTGTCCTGCTGTTCTGCGGATCGAAGAAGAGCCTGGCCTCGGGCGTGCCGATGGCCGGCGTGCTGTTCCCGCCCGCCCAGGTTGGCCTGGTGCTGGTACCGCTGATGATCTTCCACCAGATTCAGCTCGTCGCCTGCGCGGTGATCGCGCGCCGGCTGGCCCGGTCAGCTCCGACGGACGAGTAGGGCGTCGACCGCGACGATCGTGTCGCCGTTGCAGATGATCGGGTTGATATCCGCGCCGTCGAGAAGGTCTCCATGATCGGCGAGCAATTCGGAGACGCGCGCGATCAATTCGCCGAGCGCCTTGCGATCGACCCGAGCCCCACCACGATAGCCGTCGAGCAGGACGCCGCCTTTCAAACGCTCCAACAGAAGCTCTCCGGCCGCGGGGCTGACGGGCACGCTCGTCAGGGCCCGGTCCTTGAGCAGCTCGACGAAGACTCCGCCAAGGCCCACCACCAGCATCTGGCCGAACACGGGATCGCGTTTCGCGCCGATCATCATCTCGACGCCGGCCGGGATCATCGGCTGGACGAGCAGTCCGTCCACCCGCGCTCCGGGCGCATGGGTCGCGGCATTGGCCAGCACCTGCCGGGCGGCGGCCAGCACGGTAGCCCGGTCCGCCAGGTCGATCGCAACCACACCGGCTTCGGTCTTGTGGGCGATGTCCGGCGAATCGATCTTCACGACCACCGGATAACCGAGCGCATCAGCCGCGTCGGCAGCCTCCTCCGGCGACGCCGCCAGGCGATCGGTCACCACGGTGACGCCATATTCGGCGAGGACCGCCTTGGCCTGCCTTTCCGTGAGGATCATATCGGTGCAGGCGCGCAGCAACGTGCCTGCGCGCGTGGCCGCCTCCCTGTCCACGATCCGGCCACCCGTCGACACGCCCAGTCGGTCAACCCGCGACGCGGCCCAGTCGCGCAGCGCGGCCATCGAGGCGAAGCAGCGATCCATCGACCGGAAGACCATCTGGTTCGGATCGCGTTCCGCCTCGATCAATCCCGGCCCGGCGAGATATTCGGTGATCCACACATTGCAGACGCGCTTGTCATATTTGGCCGCAAGCTCGCCGAAGGCCCTCACCCGATTGGCGGTATGCACCGAATAGGGATGGGCCGTAACCAGCGTACCATAAGCCGGATCGGACAGCAGCAAATCGACGCAGGCGAAGTAGCCGTCATGGTCGTTGGCGAGGCCCCCGGTCACGTCGCACGGATTGCGGGCCGTGCCGAAATCTGGAAGCTTCTTCTGCACTGCGGCCCGGATATTCTCATCGGGCTGCGGCAGCTCGACGCCATGCAGCTCGGCTTTGTCCGCCGCCATCACCGATGCGCCGCCCGAACTGGTCAGCACGATGACGCCCCCGGCCGCATCCGGATCGGCCTTGGCGCAATAAGCGGCGGTCTCGATCAGGTTCTCGAACCCATCGACCATGATCGCCCCCACCTGCTCCAAGGAGGCGACGAAGGCGTCGTGCGTGCCCGCCAGCATCCCCGAATGGGTCATTGCCGCGGCGGCTCCTCCCTCGCCGGTGCCAAGCTTGTGGACGACCAGCGGCTTGCCCGCGCGAAATGCGATGTCGGCCGCCTCGAGCAATCGTGCGCCACTGGGGACCGCCTCGAACACACAGGCGATCGCGGTGCAGGCCGGAGCCTCGGCCAGATAGGCGATATAGTCCGCGACATCAACGTCGCAGCTGTTGCCGGAGGTGAGGATGTGACTGAGCGAAACGCCGCGCTGGACCGCCTGCGCGCAGGCGAAGCCGAGCCCGCCTGATTGGCTGACCAGCCCGACAGCGCGCGCCTGGGGCGCGACGATTCGGTCATCGATCCGCAGGACGGGCGTATTGGTATAGGTGAGCGCCGCGCCATCGGCATAATTGACCGCGCCCAGGCAGTTGGGGCCGATAATCCTTATGC
This genomic interval carries:
- a CDS encoding acetate--CoA ligase family protein is translated as MNSGTRGVYRHRDLDPILNPARVAIVGISPSTRGAGARALGQLRLLGFEGAIDLVNAKYTEIDGAPCHPSIASVGHAPDCVIITVPQVAVENVLLDAASAGAKSAIIFAAGYADTGREDRRGQQERLAAIALDTGIRIIGPNCLGAVNYADGAALTYTNTPVLRIDDRIVAPQARAVGLVSQSGGLGFACAQAVQRGVSLSHILTSGNSCDVDVADYIAYLAEAPACTAIACVFEAVPSGARLLEAADIAFRAGKPLVVHKLGTGEGGAAAAMTHSGMLAGTHDAFVASLEQVGAIMVDGFENLIETAAYCAKADPDAAGGVIVLTSSGGASVMAADKAELHGVELPQPDENIRAAVQKKLPDFGTARNPCDVTGGLANDHDGYFACVDLLLSDPAYGTLVTAHPYSVHTANRVRAFGELAAKYDKRVCNVWITEYLAGPGLIEAERDPNQMVFRSMDRCFASMAALRDWAASRVDRLGVSTGGRIVDREAATRAGTLLRACTDMILTERQAKAVLAEYGVTVVTDRLAASPEEAADAADALGYPVVVKIDSPDIAHKTEAGVVAIDLADRATVLAAARQVLANAATHAPGARVDGLLVQPMIPAGVEMMIGAKRDPVFGQMLVVGLGGVFVELLKDRALTSVPVSPAAGELLLERLKGGVLLDGYRGGARVDRKALGELIARVSELLADHGDLLDGADINPIICNGDTIVAVDALLVRRS
- a CDS encoding zinc-binding dehydrogenase is translated as MEAVVVGEAGQLEIQPVPLPQAKHDEAIVELHATSINRGEARRAKQVAKPGFRPGWDVAGVVRQAAENGCGPPVGARVVGLLTGGAWSEFTAIPVTALAELPPGISFAEASCLPVAGLTALYALHRGASLVGRRVLVTGATGGVGHLACQIGQASGATVIAAIRDPAHEPFVRRFGADAVALIGDEASAVSRYGPYDLIVESVGGAMLEACLPALSPHGLCVALGVSGGRRFSLDAEAFFRARASLTGMVLFHDLQTIESAATGLSRLLSLMARGKLRPHIGGRRPWLEIDSAADDLLKRAMPGKIVIERRRDEH
- a CDS encoding NADPH-dependent FMN reductase, whose protein sequence is MKKAIGAVDLKLCSARGIFVGAMPNFARWRQCPLGCLLRRGETAMSRRAKFIVGLGGALTANSTTERAIARVLAHAEGRGARTALFAGRDIDLPMYAPGEANRTQAAERMVAALRRADGVVIGSPGYHGSVSGLVKNALDYVEDLARDSRPYFTGRPIACVATGAGWQGANMTLQALRSIAHALRGWPTSLGLALNTRDPLFDKEGTCLAAEADAQFGLVADQLMGFSSPH
- a CDS encoding TonB-dependent receptor, with the protein product MPIGIKVSHLAIATMIATAAASGTPAMAYAFDPAEEAGNPTAEQETAATRPADAPAPAAQAAGGMEDIVVTARRVQERLQDVPVSVTAFSATRLAELRPENIGTLTSLAPNLIVTPATGAGAGGNIFIRGIGQNDPSPYLDAPTSVYVNGVIRPRTSLNFAQLGIIDRIEVLRGPQGTLFGRNTTGGAINIFTPAPTRDSGGTLSIGVGSDHEFTTRAVLNSGEIGESGLRFRGSYYHRQIGGVVENPGLPSSRWAGALNADGVDLRLAGNWGRFSAEYEFDYNNNRSVSYNQQIIFFVNQDLLNYFNQSAALGGGSIIISPTKLDVQESRTFPRQVATDRGHALTLNYELSDSLSLKSITAYREADESRPANASSQPFLLGRVQDASSPDGYIITEVTPLQTPIRDLNQHQFSEEVQLLGRFGDFNVVGGFFYFRERLSENNVNFNTRLLPNGLGTNTFSRRDYDYETDSWAGFGQVTWRPSALGGRLDLTGGIRYTEDRKAIDDRGYVNDVQNRSFTGSDTFNNTSVLASVGYRWTPGVMTYARFSTGYKAGGFVPGSAFESFKPELVTSYEIGLKSELWSRVRFNLAAFYSRYRDLQVSGRIADPVTGIRVSTLTNAGRAHYTGIEAELSARLGGGFSFDGNIGYVDPVYDQFPYFTGTEDINVADEAKFPYVAKLTFDAGLRYTVPTPIGQLNARVNYQYQSARYFFALTRINVNNDRIRAPGQGFLNARLSLSDVDIGVGHNARIELYVDNILNTDRILGSIDSTNYASTFFGRGRQGGMQVTFDF
- a CDS encoding bile acid:sodium symporter family protein translates to MPGRLLALFDPFVAGLIGILLLATIAPPQGAWAAIASDAANVGIVLLFFLHGAKLSRQAILDGARNWQLHLATLATTFVLFPLLGMALTSLPLFDRTTGMGLLFLTLLPSTVQSSIAFTSIARGNVAGAVCSASFSNLLGIAATPLLVMWLMGGNGAGISIESAKSIALQLLLPFVVGHLSRPLVGAFVARHKRFVSLVDRGSILLVVYTAFGAAVAEGLWQRLPLSGLALILLGCAIILGIVLMLTWWLGGALGFSRADRIVLLFCGSKKSLASGVPMAGVLFPPAQVGLVLVPLMIFHQIQLVACAVIARRLARSAPTDE
- a CDS encoding nuclear transport factor 2 family protein yields the protein MNGADVLEINQACARLVALYCRYVDDGDHAALIDLWTEDAVWTSIAGPMTGHGEIARYLASKPATVSRHLCGNLLLDVIDSDNAVGSCDFIALIGTGDPDRPVIQKAGRYEDRYRRTANGWKFAARVMRLAEL